One part of the Glycine soja cultivar W05 chromosome 11, ASM419377v2, whole genome shotgun sequence genome encodes these proteins:
- the LOC114375270 gene encoding potassium channel KAT3-like: MSVSCVKNFFQRFWQDEFQTGNIPHGSFLANDDLLPSLGARINQETRLRRYIISPFHPRYRAWELVLVVLVIYSAWICPFEFAFLPYKENALFIADNIVNGFFAIDIVLTFFVAYLDRHSYLLVDDPKKIAIRYISTWFAFDVCSTIPFQSFSFLFNHSSELGFKVLNMFRLWRLRRVSSLFARLEKDIRFNYFWTRCTKLIAVTLFTVHCAGCFNYLIADRYPDSKRTWIGAVYPNFKEESLWDRYVTAIYWSIVTLTTTGYGDLHAENTREMLFDIAYMLFNLGLTSYIIGNMTNLVVHWTSRTRNFRDTVKAASEFASRNHLPHRIQDQMLSHICLRFKTEGLKQQETLNDLPKAIRSSIAHHLFFPVVQKVYLFQGVSHDFLFQLVSDMEAEYFPPKEDVILQNESSTELYVLVSGVVDLVRYIDGHDHVHGKAAAVDAFGEIGVLYHIPQPFTVRTTELSQILRINKTSLMNVLHANPGDAQIIMDNLLMRLKGREGFGFEYPCTDSGRFPHEVLQGGNTRGGPSHECTNNSLEHSLMHEGECIYIGNSETSLHKGTNDDHLVSKHNMIPEHGRRDIHAPANKGNLDIVEILLERDAYPIPNSLGMTQKAQVKRPKNKSICAQKMSCENEKLDEFRIQIAEPKILDLDRNGSTRNRRQDGIRSIKFPLEKTNTNSNSRNSNCPSDRESARLTKKRVTIHLLHSGSTSRGQHGKLIILPDSLEELLQIAGDKFGGFNPTKVINTENAEIDDINVIRDGDHLFLQCSNNEDLSS, from the exons ATGTCGGTTTCTTGTGTTAAAAACTTCTTCCAGAGGTTCTGGCAAGATGAATTTCAAACGGGAAATATTCCCCATGGAAGCTTTTTGGCCAATGATGATCTCCTTCCATCTCTTGGAGCTAGGATAAACCAGGAAACTAGACTTAGAAGATACATAATCTCTCCTTTCCATCCTCGCTATAG GGCTTGGGAGTTGGTACTGGTTGTTCTAGTCATATACTCAGCTTGGATTTGCCCatttgagtttgcatttcttccTTACAAGGAAAATGCTCTATTCATCGCAGACAACATTGTCAATGGCTTCTTTGCCATTGACATAGTGTTGACATTCTTTGTTGCATACCTTGATCGCCATTCTTATCTTCTTGTTGATGATCCAAAGAAGATTGCGATCAG GTACATATCTACCTGGTTTGCTTTTGATGTCTGCTCAACAATACCATTTCAATCCTTCAGCTTCCTCTTCAATCATAGCAGTGAACTTGGCTTCAAAGTTCTTAACATGTTTCGGTTATGGAGGTTGAGACGAGTCAGTTCTCTGTTTGCAAG ACTTGAAAAGGACATTCgcttcaattatttttggacTAGGTGCACAAAGCTCATTGCT GTGACCTTGTTTACGGTGCATTGTGCGGGATGCTTTAACTATCTTATTGCAGATAGGTATCCAGATTCCAAAAGAACATGGATTGGTGCAGTGTACCCAAATTTTAAAGAAGAAAGTCTTTGGGACAGATATGTCACTGCAATATACTGGTCCATTGTCACTCTTACTACCACTGGCTATGGGGATTTACATGCTGAGAACACGAGAGAGATGCTGTTTGATATAGCTTACATGCTCTTCAACTTGGGTTTAACATCATACATCATTGGAAACATGACTAACCTTGTAGTCCACTGGACCAGCCGTACCAGAAATTTT AGGGACACAGTGAAAGCAGCTTCTGAATTTGCTTCAAGAAATCATTTGCCTCATCGCATTCAGGATCAAATGTTGTCACATATATGTTTGAGGTTCAAAACAGAAGGACTGAAGCAGCAAGAAACATTGAATGATCTTCCAAAGGCAATTCGTTCAAGCATTGCACACCATCTGTTTTTCCCTGTCGTGCAAAAGGTCTACCTTTTCCAAGGAGTCTCACATGATTTCCTTTTCCAACTG GTTTCAGATATGGAAGCTGAGTATTTCCCACCCAAGGAGGATGTGATACTGCAAAACGAGTCTTCCACAGAACTTTATGTGCTGGTTTCTGGGGTAGTG GATCTGGTTCGCTACATCGATGGGCATGATCAT GTTCATGGGAAGGCAGCTGCAGTAGATGCATTTGGAGAGATTGGAGTTTTATATCATATACCACAGCCTTTCACAGTTCGGACCACAGAACTTTCTCAGATTTTAAGAATCAACAAAACATCCTTAATGAATGTCTTACACGCAAATCCAGGAGATGCACAAATTATAATGGATAACCTTTTAATG AGATTAAAGGGGCGTGAAGGTTTTGGCTTTGAATATCCATGCACAGATTCTGGACGGTTTCCACATGAAGTGCTTCAAGGAGGTAACACGAGAGGAGGCCCTTCTCATGAGTGTACAAATAATTCACTTGAGCATTCATTAATGCATGAAGGAGAGTGCATATATATAGGAAACTCGGAGACCAGTTTGCATAAGGGGACCAATGATGATCATTTAGTCAGCAAACATAACATGATCCCTGAGCATGGTAGAAGAGATATTCATGCCCCTGCAAATAAAGGGAATCTAGACATTGTTGAAATTCTGCTTGAAAGAGATGCATATCCTATCCCAAATTCCTTAGGGATGACACAAAAAGCTCAAGTAAAACGGCCAAAAAACAAGAGCATTTGTGCCCAAAAAATGAGTTGTGAAAATGAGAAGTTAGATGAATTTAGAATACAGATAGCAGAGCCAAAAATCCTTGACCTTGACAGGAATGGCTCGACCAGAAACAGAAGACAAGATGGTATTAGATCTATCAAGTTCCCATtagagaaaacaaacacaaactccAATTCAAGAAATTCTAACTGTCCAAGTGATAGAGAATCGGCAAGGCTCACCAAGAAGAGAGTAACAATCCATTTGCTACACAGCGGGAGTACCTCACGAGGTCAGCATGgaaaattaataatcctgccTGATTCATTAGAAGAGCTGCTCCAAATTGCTG GTGACAAATTTGGTGGCTTCAACCCTACAAAAGTAATTAATACAGAGAATGCAGAGATAGATGACATAAATGTCATCCGGGATGGAGATCACCTCTTTCTTCAGTGCAGCAATAATGAAGATTTGAGTTCATGA
- the LOC114375271 gene encoding mannosyl-oligosaccharide 1,2-alpha-mannosidase MNS3-like, with the protein MSKSLPYSTKDVHYDNAKFRPRSFFKVVTQNLLTSNLRRDCGSCSTGKFLFLLLIFGVAYLMLAHASSGGVVSDDQAIVNRKSFYANSSIVNGAGKIKRLWRRPPRLPPRLSPDETGTGNGNGHVLGNPDVVRSMWIARQKKVKEAFIHAWSGYKKFAMGYDELMPLSQHGIDGLGGLGATVVDALDTAMIMGLDEVVAEAGSWVEEQLSERISKKGQVNLFETTIRVLGGLLSAYHLSGGEKGTNLTHAGPKPAVYLEIAKDLADRLLSAFTASPTAIPFSDVILHDKSAHPAPGGLSSTSEVSTLQLEFNYLSQISGDQKYSLEAMKVMEHMKTLPKIEGLVPIYISPHSGEFSGENIRLGSRGDSYYEYLIKVWLQSGASSNTNTSFLYEMYKEAMNGVRHLLVRKSIPNGLVFVGELPYGSNSGFSPKMDHLVCFLPGTLAIGATKGLTKKQAMENNMLNFEDLENLKLAEDLTKTCFEMYAVTSTGLAPEIAYFHTEEFSEEGHDGGNKSSEFVNDIIIKPADRHNLLRPETVESLFVLYRITEDPKYREWGWQIFEAFENHTKVDTGGYCSLDDVTSVPPHRRDKMETFFLGETLKYFYLLFADSSLIPLDKFVFNTEAHPIPINLKK; encoded by the exons atGTCCAAGTCTTTGCCCTACTCCACCAAAGATGTTCACTACGACAACGCCAAGTTTCGCCCCCGCTCTTTCTTCAAG GTTGTTACTCAGAACTTACTCACCAGTAACCTAAGGCGTGATTGTGGTAGCTGTAGTACAGGAAAGTTTCTGTTTTTGCTATTGATCTTTGGTGTGGCTTATCTTATGCTGGCACATGCCAGTTCGGGCGGTGTAGTTTCTGATGATCAAGCAATTGTGAATAGAAAGAGTTTTTATGCAAATAGCAGCATTGTTAATGGTGCTGGCAAAATAAAGAGGCTCTGGAGACGGCCACCGAGGCTCCCTCCTCGATTATCGCCAGATGAAACAGGAACTGGTAATGGAAATGGACATGTATTGGGAAATCCGGATGTTGTTAGGTCAATGTGGATTGCTAGGCAAAAGAAAGTCAAGGAAGCTTTTATTCATGCTTGGTCTGGATACAAGAAATTCGCCATGGGTTATGATGAACTTATGCCTCTCAGCCAGCATGGAATTGATGGATTAGGTGGGTTGGGGGCTACAGTGGTGGATGCTCTCGATACGGCTATGATCATGGGTCTTGATGAGGTTGTGGCTGAAGCTGGATCCTGGGTTGAAGAACAACTTTCTGAGAGAATCAGTAAAAAGGGTCAAGTGAATTTATTTGAAACCACAATTCGGGTTTTGGGTGGGCTTTTAAGTGCGTATCATCTAAGTGGTGGGGAAAAAGGAACAAACTTAACTCATGCAGGACCTAAACCAGCAGTTTATCTAGAAATTGCTAAGGATTTGGCTGACCGTCTGTTATCTGCTTTTACAGCCAGTCCAACTGCTATTCCGTTTAGTGATGTTATTCTGCATGACAAGTCGGCACATCCAGCTCCTGGTGGACTGAGTAGCACATCGGAAGTTTCCACTTTACAGCTTGAGTTTAATTATCTCAGTCAGATATCTGGTGATCAGAAATATAGTTTGGAAGCAATGAAAGTCATGGAGCACATGAAGACTCTTCCAAAGATTGAAGGACTAGTTCCTATCTACATTAG CCCTCATTCTGGTGAATTTAGTGGAGAAAATATTAGACTGGGATCTCGTGGTGACAGTTACTATGAGTACTTAATCAAAGTATGGCTTCAGAGTGGAGCTAGTAGCAACACTAATACATCATTCCTATATGAAATGTATAAGGAAGCAATGAATGGTGTTAGACATCTTCTTGTTCGGAAATCTATCCCAAATGGACTAGTTTTTGTTGGAGAATTGCCTTATGGATCTAACAGTGGTTTCAGCCCAAAAATGGATCACCTG GTGTGTTTCCTACCTGGTACACTTGCAATTGGTGCCACTAAAGGCCTTACAAAGAAACAGGCAATGGAAAACAATATGCTTAACTTTGAAGACCTAGAAAATTTGAAGCTAGCAGAAGATCTGACTAAAACATGCTTTGAAATGTATGCAGTAACTTCAACTGGTCTTGCTCCTGAAATTGCTTACTTTCATACTGAG GAATTTTCTGAAGAAGGTCATGATGGAGGAAATAAGAGCTCGGAATTTGTTAATGACATCATAATAAAACCTGCTGACCGTCATAATCTTTTGAGACCTGAGACCGTGGAGTCATTGTTTGTTTTGTACCGTATCACAGAAGATCCAAA ATATCGGGAATGGGGTTGGCAAATCTTTGAAGCTTTTGAAAATCACACAAAGGTTGATACTGGTGGATATTGCTCTCTGGACGATGTAACTAGTGTTCCTCCTCATAGAAGAGACAAAATGGAGACTTTCTTTCTAGGAGAAACACTTAAGTATTTCTACTTGCTTTTTGCGGACAGCTCTCTTATTCCTCtggataaatttgtttttaacaCAGAAGCACATCCTATACCAATCAATTTGAAGAAATGA